The following coding sequences are from one Diospyros lotus cultivar Yz01 chromosome 7, ASM1463336v1, whole genome shotgun sequence window:
- the LOC127805881 gene encoding probable sugar phosphate/phosphate translocator At3g11320, with translation MPSSGKASSRLFTIGLVTSWYSSNIGVLLLNKYLLSNYGFKYPIFLTMCHMTACALLSYVAIAWMKVVPMQTIRSRVQFLKISALSFVFCGSVVSGNISLRYLPVSFNQAIGATTPFFTAIFAYLMTFKREAWLTYVTLIPVVTGVIIASGGEPSFHLFGFIMCVGATAARALKTVLQGILLSSEGEKLNSMNLLLYMAPIAVILLLPATFIMEENVVGITLALARDDVKIIWYLLFNSALAYFVNLTNFLVTKHTSALTLQVLGNAKGAVAVIVSILIFRNPVSVTGMLGYSLTVFGVVLYSEAKKRSK, from the exons ATGCCGTCGTCTGGGAAGGCCTCGAGCCGGCTGTTCACGATCGGGCTGGTCACCTCCTGGTACTCGTCCAACATTGGGGTGCTGTTGCTGAACAAGTACTTACTCAGCAACTATGGCTTCAAGTATCCAATCTTCCTGACCATGTGCCACATGACGGCTTGTGCTCTGCTCAGTTACGTCGCCATTGCCTGGATGAAGGTGGTCCCCATGCAGACCATCCGATCACGCGTCCAGTTCTTGAAGATCTCCGCCCTCAGCTTCGTCTTCTGCGGCTCCGTCGTCAGCGGCAACATTTCTCTTCGCTACCTGCCTGTGTCTTTCAATCAGGCCATTGGGGCCACCACTCCCTTTTTCACCGCTATCTTCGCTTATTTGATGACCTTCAAGAGGGAGGCCTGGCTTACTTACGTCACGCTCATTCCTGTTGTTACTGGCGTCATCATAGCCAGCGGG GGTGAGCCGAGTTTCCATCTTTTTGGATTTATAATGTGTGTTGGTGCTACGGCTGCAAGGGCGCTTAAGACGGTGCTTCAAGGGATTTTGCTGTCTTCTGAAGG GGAAAAGTTGAATTCTATGAACCTCCTCCTGTACATGGCTCCCATAGCTGTTATACTTCTACTCCCTGCAACATTCATTATGGAAGAAAATGTGGTCGGTATCACCTTGGCCCTTGCAAGAGATGATGTCAAGATTATTTGGTATCTCCTATTCAATTCTGCCTTGGCATATTTTGTGAATCTCACCAACTTTTTGGTAACTAAGCATACTAGTGCTCTAACTCTACAG GTACTAGGAAATGCAAAAGGGGCTGTTGCCGTGATTGTCTCAAtcttaatatttagaaatccTGTTTCTGTAACTGGAATGCTCGGTTACTCGCTCACCGTCTTTGGGGTCGTTCTGTACAGCGAAGCCAAAAAACGTAGCAAGTGA